The following proteins are encoded in a genomic region of Mahella australiensis 50-1 BON:
- a CDS encoding SurA N-terminal domain-containing protein — MLKKRSSIIVITIVVVIFIAFLAINTGFAEDIWSYIGKQAASIRGQKSDVTIATVGNTRITQKDLDLAMLMREKTYELQSKEIKESILKDPSIKEELQNVMPEQPTKEKVLNSLIEKEILYQEAVKRNCDVSLNEAKKYLEDNKKTYDDILSGKLTVVDKNAAVEAYTNMEDFAKGMGMSVEEYMEYLAPTVQKELSIAKLQQSILQSASIDIRDNPQKAEEYFNKQKEEIKKNYDVKYSEDAKKILEN, encoded by the coding sequence ATGTTGAAAAAAAGAAGTTCAATTATTGTTATAACTATAGTTGTTGTGATATTTATTGCTTTTTTAGCAATAAATACAGGTTTTGCTGAAGATATTTGGTCCTATATTGGGAAACAAGCAGCCTCTATTAGAGGGCAAAAAAGCGATGTAACAATCGCAACTGTAGGCAATACTCGTATAACACAAAAGGATTTAGATTTAGCTATGTTAATGCGCGAGAAGACATATGAACTTCAAAGCAAGGAAATTAAAGAGTCAATATTAAAGGATCCTTCTATTAAGGAGGAATTGCAAAACGTGATGCCAGAACAACCAACCAAAGAAAAGGTGCTTAATTCATTGATAGAAAAAGAAATTTTATACCAAGAAGCTGTAAAAAGAAATTGTGACGTTTCTCTAAATGAAGCCAAAAAATATCTTGAGGATAATAAAAAAACTTATGACGATATATTAAGCGGTAAGCTAACAGTTGTTGATAAAAATGCAGCAGTTGAAGCATATACAAATATGGAAGACTTCGCTAAGGGAATGGGAATGAGTGTAGAAGAATATATGGAGTACCTCGCGCCTACAGTTCAAAAAGAATTATCAATAGCCAAATTACAGCAGTCAATTTTACAATCTGCTTCCATTGATATAAGGGATAACCCTCAAAAAGCTGAAGAGTACTTCAATAAGCAAAAAGAAGAAATTAAAAAGAACTATGATGTCAAATATAGTGAAGACGCTAAGAAGATTCTCGAAAACTAA
- a CDS encoding phosphoribosylglycinamide synthetase C domain-containing protein, whose amino-acid sequence MDDIDDPDVIVVFHAGTKKEGDVYYTTGWRVLDVTAVANDLNTALSKAYESVQKIKFKDMHYRKDIGRV is encoded by the coding sequence TTGGATGATATAGACGACCCGGACGTCATAGTAGTGTTCCACGCCGGCACAAAAAAGGAAGGCGATGTATATTATACGACAGGATGGAGGGTGCTTGACGTTACGGCCGTGGCCAATGACCTTAATACGGCTTTGAGCAAGGCGTATGAAAGCGTACAAAAGATAAAATTCAAGGATATGCACTATAGGAAGGATATAGGCAGGGTATGA
- the purN gene encoding phosphoribosylglycinamide formyltransferase, with translation MKKRIGVLVSGGGTNLQAIMDKIDEGYIDAEIAVVISNRKDAYALERAKAAGIDARYVVRKDYESDEQRDYAMMRILEDHAVDLVVLAGYLGILSKPFIDAYRLRIINVHPSLIPAFCGKGFYGHHVHQAVLDYGVKVSGATVHFVDEGIDAGPIILQKAVEVKDDDTADTLAARVLEVEHELLPKAVKLFLEGRLSVSGRHVHLYL, from the coding sequence ATGAAAAAGCGTATAGGCGTACTGGTATCGGGCGGCGGTACCAACCTGCAGGCCATCATGGACAAAATAGACGAGGGATATATAGATGCTGAAATAGCGGTGGTCATATCCAACAGAAAGGATGCGTATGCCCTCGAACGGGCCAAAGCCGCCGGCATAGACGCCCGATATGTGGTGCGTAAGGATTATGAGAGCGATGAGCAGCGCGATTATGCTATGATGCGGATACTGGAGGATCATGCCGTAGACCTTGTGGTGCTGGCGGGATACCTCGGCATATTGAGCAAACCGTTCATAGACGCGTACCGCTTGCGCATCATAAACGTTCATCCCTCGCTGATACCGGCTTTTTGCGGCAAGGGCTTCTATGGGCACCACGTGCATCAGGCGGTGCTGGACTATGGCGTCAAAGTGAGCGGAGCCACCGTCCATTTTGTCGATGAGGGCATAGATGCCGGCCCTATCATACTGCAAAAGGCTGTAGAAGTGAAAGACGACGATACCGCGGACACATTGGCCGCCCGGGTGCTCGAGGTGGAGCATGAGCTTTTGCCAAAAGCCGTAAAATTATTTCTCGAAGGCCGCTTATCGGTGAGCGGCCGCCACGTACATCTGTATTTATAA
- a CDS encoding transposase, with amino-acid sequence MCFPNAKPVVDRFHISQPPHKCVDDERKHIQNRIKKDGKK; translated from the coding sequence ATCTGTTTCCCCAATGCCAAACCTGTGGTAGACCGTTTCCATATATCGCAGCCACCGCACAAGTGCGTAGATGATGAGCGAAAGCATATTCAAAACCGCATTAAGAAGGACGGCAAAAAATAA
- a CDS encoding helix-turn-helix domain-containing protein, translated as MEYISAMEASEKWGVSPRQVQRLLADNRIPHARKYGRSWMIPEYAEKPIDLRREKKLPQKSLSSDLLYVLASTTIPMPGDNPDEILDTMGEERLRLEYEAELAYLRSDFQRTMRCFAKTEGDEAARLRACPVAIAAAISMGDYRAYTEIDVYLRGCVKADKGGIISAIAEIAIATAAVSMIAPDMAPDWLKDGDFSVLPAQAKLDALYLRAKYFQCMGRYEAMLAVAQTALTLCVSEHGVTLPDIYLLMMCAVACYSLERVDEAKRWLLKAMSIALPHGFVTPFAESVTALGGLVEQCLEREYPGYYSAVIGQWKRTWKNWMTFHNQFTKDNITLILSMREYHLALLVAHHVPYAKIAKQYGISVGRLKNIVLEIYGKLYISSRDELAKYIL; from the coding sequence ATGGAATACATATCGGCTATGGAGGCTTCCGAAAAATGGGGGGTTTCGCCCAGACAAGTACAGCGGCTTTTGGCTGACAACCGAATACCTCACGCTAGGAAATATGGCAGGTCATGGATGATTCCGGAGTATGCGGAAAAGCCCATCGATTTGCGCAGGGAGAAGAAGCTGCCACAAAAATCGCTGTCGTCCGATCTTTTATATGTACTCGCGTCTACCACTATTCCTATGCCCGGCGATAATCCCGATGAGATTTTGGATACCATGGGCGAGGAAAGGCTGCGGCTTGAATACGAAGCCGAGCTCGCATATCTGCGGAGCGACTTTCAACGGACAATGCGCTGCTTTGCCAAAACCGAGGGGGACGAGGCGGCTAGGCTGCGTGCCTGTCCGGTGGCGATAGCGGCTGCCATCAGCATGGGGGATTACCGCGCTTACACGGAGATAGACGTTTATCTCAGGGGATGTGTTAAAGCCGACAAAGGCGGCATTATATCCGCCATCGCCGAGATAGCTATCGCCACCGCAGCCGTTAGCATGATCGCCCCGGATATGGCTCCCGACTGGCTGAAGGATGGGGATTTTAGCGTCCTTCCGGCGCAGGCCAAGTTGGACGCGCTCTATTTGCGCGCGAAGTATTTTCAGTGTATGGGTAGGTATGAAGCCATGCTGGCTGTGGCGCAGACCGCGCTGACCCTTTGCGTGTCGGAGCATGGGGTCACGCTGCCTGACATATACCTGCTGATGATGTGCGCCGTCGCGTGTTATTCTCTCGAGCGCGTGGACGAGGCCAAGCGATGGCTTTTGAAGGCTATGAGCATCGCTCTGCCCCACGGTTTTGTCACCCCTTTTGCGGAGAGTGTTACCGCGCTGGGCGGCTTGGTGGAGCAATGCCTGGAGCGGGAATATCCCGGTTATTACAGCGCTGTAATCGGGCAATGGAAGCGCACATGGAAGAACTGGATGACATTTCACAATCAATTCACAAAGGATAATATCACACTAATACTGTCCATGCGCGAATATCATCTGGCGTTACTCGTAGCACATCATGTCCCTTACGCGAAAATTGCGAAGCAGTATGGCATTTCCGTCGGCAGGCTTAAGAATATCGTGCTTGAGATTTACGGCAAGCTGTATATATCCAGCCGGGACGAGCTTGCTAAATATATTCTTTGA
- the purM gene encoding phosphoribosylformylglycinamidine cyclo-ligase: MDYKDAGVDVNAGYEAVRLIKQHVARTFIPGVIGDIGSFSGLFAIDKDAYKEPVLVSGADGVGTKLKIAFALDRHDTVGIDCVAMCVNDILCQGAKPLFFLDYLATGKLEPAKAAKVVKGVADGCMEAGCALIGGETAEMPDMYAAGEYDLAGFAVGIVDRDNVITGQRIQKGDALIGLASSGVHSNGFSLVRRLLMDKLDEYSDELDCTFGEELIKPTRIYVKPVLEALKAFDIKGMAHITGGGFIENIPRMLNKGLTAVIDRGAWHRPPIFQILQRLSGLDDTSMFNTFNMGIGLVMALPPNQADGAVAFFENVGCQTHIIGSIEEGPKGIRL, translated from the coding sequence ATGGATTATAAAGATGCCGGCGTGGATGTAAACGCCGGTTATGAAGCTGTGCGCCTTATAAAGCAGCACGTCGCCCGTACCTTTATACCCGGGGTTATAGGCGATATAGGCAGTTTCAGTGGCCTGTTCGCCATAGATAAGGATGCGTACAAAGAACCTGTGCTGGTATCGGGAGCGGACGGCGTAGGTACTAAGCTCAAGATCGCCTTTGCGCTGGACAGGCATGATACGGTAGGTATAGACTGCGTGGCTATGTGCGTCAATGATATACTGTGCCAGGGTGCTAAACCGCTATTCTTCCTTGATTACCTGGCTACCGGCAAGCTCGAGCCGGCGAAAGCCGCCAAAGTGGTAAAGGGCGTGGCTGACGGTTGCATGGAGGCAGGTTGTGCCCTTATAGGCGGGGAAACCGCTGAGATGCCGGATATGTATGCCGCAGGTGAATATGATCTGGCGGGCTTCGCAGTGGGGATAGTTGACAGAGATAACGTAATCACCGGGCAGCGTATACAAAAAGGAGATGCTCTAATCGGCCTCGCCTCTTCGGGCGTACACAGCAATGGATTTTCATTGGTGCGCCGATTGCTCATGGATAAACTGGATGAATACAGCGATGAACTCGACTGTACATTTGGCGAGGAGCTCATAAAGCCGACGCGCATATATGTAAAGCCGGTACTAGAGGCGCTGAAAGCATTTGATATAAAGGGCATGGCTCATATAACCGGAGGGGGATTCATAGAGAATATACCTCGTATGCTGAACAAAGGGCTGACGGCTGTTATAGACCGCGGCGCATGGCACAGGCCGCCCATATTTCAAATATTGCAGCGCCTATCCGGACTGGACGATACCTCGATGTTCAATACGTTTAACATGGGCATAGGCTTGGTAATGGCGCTGCCGCCCAATCAGGCCGATGGTGCTGTGGCGTTCTTCGAAAATGTAGGCTGTCAGACGCATATAATAGGCAGCATAGAAGAGGGTCCGAAAGGTATAAGGCTATGA
- a CDS encoding type II toxin-antitoxin system RelB/DinJ family antitoxin: protein MNIFLRYAVRYGGIPFDIRIENPNAETLAAISNVNNNRNMSKAFNSINELMEDLNA, encoded by the coding sequence ATGAATATATTTCTCCGATATGCCGTCCGTTACGGTGGTATCCCTTTTGATATTCGTATTGAAAACCCCAATGCCGAAACATTGGCGGCAATTAGTAATGTCAACAACAACCGCAATATGAGTAAAGCTTTTAATAGCATTAATGAACTTATGGAAGATTTAAATGCTTAG
- a CDS encoding phosphoribosylglycinamide synthetase C domain-containing protein yields MFQCSTPEQKKEGNTYYTAGGRVLGVTAVADNLDAVLGKAYESVQKIKFKDMHYRKDIGRV; encoded by the coding sequence TTGTTTCAGTGTTCCACGCCGGAACAAAAAAAAGAAGGCAATACTTATTATACGGCAGGCGGTCGAGTGCTTGGCGTTACGGCTGTGGCTGATAACCTGGATGCGGTTTTGGGCAAGGCGTATGAAAGCGTACAGAAGATAAAATTCAAGGATATGCACTATAGGAAGGATATAGGCAGGGTATGA
- the purD gene encoding phosphoribosylamine--glycine ligase — protein MKVLIIGSGGREHALAWKIAQSHEVDEIYCAPGNGGISDIARCIDIKATDIDGVVNFAKQNAIDLTVVAPDDPLAMGMVDALEAVGCRAFGPRRDAAAIEASKAFAKQLMHKYNIPTAKYEVFDDYEKAAAYVEKCPVPIVIKADGLALGKGVTVAMDRQDALAALKSIMLDKVFKEAGSRVVIEQYLTGHEVSVLAFSDGKTVVPMISAQDHKRAYDGNKGPNTGGMGAIAPSPYYTPDVKQRVEREIIYPTIAAMAAEGRLFKGVLYFGLMLTDDGPKVLEYNARFGDPEAQAVLPLLKSDLVGIMEAIIDGRLDEIKVAWYDKAAACIVLASGGYPAHYTTGYPIMGLDDIDDPDVIVFHAGTKKEGNIYYTAGGRVLGVTAVADNLDTALGKAYESVQKIKFKDMHYRKDIGRV, from the coding sequence TTGAAGGTGTTAATAATAGGAAGCGGCGGGCGCGAACATGCGTTGGCATGGAAAATAGCCCAAAGCCATGAAGTCGATGAGATATACTGTGCGCCAGGCAATGGCGGCATATCCGACATCGCCCGATGTATAGATATAAAGGCCACCGATATAGATGGCGTAGTGAATTTTGCTAAACAAAACGCCATTGATCTGACCGTTGTGGCGCCAGATGACCCGCTGGCCATGGGTATGGTGGATGCGCTGGAGGCCGTCGGATGCCGGGCATTCGGCCCACGCCGCGATGCCGCGGCCATAGAGGCCAGTAAGGCGTTTGCCAAGCAGTTGATGCATAAGTACAATATACCCACGGCCAAATATGAGGTATTCGACGATTATGAAAAAGCCGCGGCATATGTAGAAAAATGTCCCGTTCCCATCGTTATAAAGGCCGACGGTTTGGCCTTGGGTAAAGGCGTTACAGTGGCCATGGACAGGCAGGATGCGCTGGCAGCCTTGAAATCCATCATGCTGGACAAAGTATTCAAAGAAGCAGGCAGCCGAGTGGTCATAGAACAATACCTAACCGGGCATGAGGTATCGGTGTTGGCATTCAGCGACGGCAAAACGGTTGTACCGATGATAAGCGCGCAGGACCATAAACGCGCCTATGACGGCAATAAAGGGCCTAATACCGGCGGTATGGGTGCTATAGCTCCAAGCCCTTATTATACGCCAGATGTAAAACAGAGGGTGGAGCGAGAGATAATATACCCGACCATAGCGGCGATGGCTGCAGAAGGCCGACTATTCAAGGGTGTGCTGTACTTTGGCCTGATGCTGACCGATGATGGACCTAAGGTGCTGGAATACAACGCGCGCTTCGGGGACCCGGAGGCTCAGGCGGTATTGCCGCTTCTAAAAAGTGATCTGGTCGGTATAATGGAGGCCATAATAGACGGGCGGCTGGATGAAATAAAGGTCGCATGGTATGACAAAGCGGCGGCGTGTATTGTCTTAGCCTCGGGCGGCTACCCCGCGCACTATACCACGGGTTATCCTATAATGGGATTGGATGATATAGACGACCCGGACGTCATAGTGTTCCACGCCGGAACGAAGAAGGAAGGCAATATTTATTATACGGCTGGCGGTCGAGTGCTTGGCGTTACGGCTGTGGCCGATAATCTGGATACGGCTTTGGGCAAGGCGTATGAAAGCGTACAGAAGATAAAATTCAAGGATATGCACTATAGGAAGGATATAGGCAGGGTATGA
- a CDS encoding ABC transporter ATP-binding protein translates to MGNIVKINNLNMSYGKTAALKNINLELPDDNFIGLLGPNGSGKTTLLKILAGLITYYTGEVHIDGQPVSTYTKSIVSYLPSSPYVNPRLTLEQLINTYASFFPNFSREKANYFFDYLHLAKNTMFSHLSKGLQEQVALSLALSKNSKLYLLDEPFGGIDVSTRDKINDMIVTNYPNNSTFLIVTHEIHDMESLLNYVVFIKNGEILLAKSSDSIRSGNAQSIEGFYKEAFK, encoded by the coding sequence ATGGGAAATATAGTTAAAATTAACAACCTAAACATGTCATATGGGAAGACTGCAGCGCTTAAAAATATCAATTTAGAATTGCCGGACGATAACTTTATCGGTTTATTAGGTCCAAATGGGAGCGGTAAAACCACGTTGCTTAAAATATTAGCCGGCCTTATAACATACTATACGGGAGAAGTCCATATTGACGGTCAACCAGTTTCCACCTATACAAAGTCGATAGTATCTTATTTGCCGAGCAGTCCATATGTAAATCCGCGATTAACATTGGAGCAGCTCATAAACACATATGCTTCTTTTTTCCCTAATTTTTCACGCGAAAAGGCAAATTATTTTTTTGATTATCTTCATCTTGCAAAAAACACTATGTTCAGTCATTTATCTAAAGGTTTGCAGGAACAGGTGGCATTAAGCCTTGCGTTATCAAAAAATTCTAAGCTGTATCTTCTGGATGAGCCGTTTGGCGGAATAGATGTTTCTACCAGAGATAAGATAAACGACATGATTGTTACGAATTATCCTAATAATAGCACGTTCCTGATAGTAACGCATGAAATTCACGATATGGAGAGTCTGTTAAATTATGTGGTCTTTATAAAAAACGGTGAAATATTGCTGGCAAAATCCTCTGACAGCATACGATCCGGCAATGCGCAATCCATCGAAGGCTTTTATAAGGAGGCATTTAAATGA
- the purH gene encoding bifunctional phosphoribosylaminoimidazolecarboxamide formyltransferase/IMP cyclohydrolase, with protein MIKRALISVSDKTGVEALAGRLHDMGVEIISTGGTAKALEKAGISVTNVSDVTGFPECLDGRVKTLDPHIHAGILAMRDNPQHMEQLNKLGIKPIDMVVINLYPFRRTIAKPDVTLAEAIENIDIGGPTMLRAAAKNYQDVAVLTDPADYESVLAEIEQTGDVSRETKFRLAAKVFQLTAHYDAMIAQYLKQQRGDASFEPVFTMTFEKAQDMRYGENPHQSAVFYREIGDNTGTLAAAKQLHGKELSFNNINDANGALMLLKEFTEPTVVAAKHANPCGVATANTIHEAYVKAYEADPVSIFGGIVAANREIDEATAQEINKTFIEIVMAPSYTPGALKVLESKKNIRILAIDDISKPLPADALDMKKVAGGLLVQTIDDQLLNDEDLKVVTKAKPTAQQMEDLIFAWKVVKYTKSNGIAIAKDKQSLGIGPGQVNRIWAVEHAITRSGDKVRGAVLASDAFFPFSDCVEAAGKAGIAAIIQPGGSIRDQESIDMADKYGIAMVFTGMRHFRH; from the coding sequence ATGATAAAGCGAGCGCTTATAAGCGTATCGGATAAGACCGGTGTAGAAGCCTTGGCCGGACGCTTGCACGATATGGGCGTTGAGATTATATCGACCGGCGGCACCGCCAAAGCATTGGAGAAAGCGGGCATATCGGTCACGAACGTATCGGATGTTACGGGATTTCCGGAGTGCCTGGATGGCCGAGTAAAAACGCTGGACCCTCACATACACGCTGGCATACTGGCTATGCGCGATAACCCGCAGCATATGGAGCAGTTGAATAAGCTGGGTATAAAGCCCATAGATATGGTGGTCATAAACCTGTATCCATTCAGGCGGACTATAGCCAAACCCGACGTTACCTTGGCCGAGGCCATAGAGAATATAGACATAGGCGGGCCGACAATGCTGCGCGCGGCCGCTAAAAACTATCAGGATGTGGCAGTATTGACCGATCCCGCCGATTACGAAAGCGTATTGGCAGAGATAGAGCAGACCGGCGATGTCAGCCGCGAGACCAAATTCCGACTGGCCGCCAAGGTATTCCAATTGACGGCGCATTACGACGCCATGATAGCCCAATATCTAAAACAACAGCGCGGCGACGCATCATTTGAGCCCGTATTCACCATGACGTTTGAGAAAGCCCAGGATATGCGTTATGGTGAGAATCCGCACCAGAGCGCCGTATTCTATAGGGAAATCGGCGACAATACGGGTACGCTGGCGGCTGCAAAGCAGCTTCACGGCAAAGAGCTTTCTTTCAATAATATAAACGATGCCAACGGTGCGCTCATGCTGCTCAAGGAATTCACCGAGCCGACCGTCGTCGCGGCCAAGCATGCCAATCCATGCGGCGTAGCCACAGCCAATACGATACATGAAGCCTATGTTAAGGCATATGAAGCCGATCCAGTTTCCATATTCGGCGGCATAGTGGCGGCCAACCGCGAGATCGATGAGGCGACGGCGCAGGAAATAAACAAGACCTTTATAGAGATCGTCATGGCGCCATCATATACGCCAGGGGCATTGAAGGTGCTGGAAAGCAAAAAGAACATACGCATATTGGCCATAGATGACATATCGAAGCCGTTGCCGGCCGATGCCCTGGATATGAAGAAGGTGGCAGGCGGTCTGCTGGTGCAGACCATAGATGATCAACTGCTTAACGATGAGGACCTCAAGGTTGTTACCAAGGCCAAGCCCACAGCGCAGCAGATGGAAGATTTGATATTTGCGTGGAAAGTCGTGAAATATACTAAGTCCAACGGTATAGCCATAGCCAAGGATAAACAATCGCTGGGCATAGGCCCGGGTCAGGTAAACCGCATATGGGCGGTGGAACATGCCATAACCAGGAGTGGCGATAAGGTAAGAGGAGCGGTACTGGCCTCCGATGCGTTCTTCCCATTCTCCGACTGCGTTGAAGCCGCAGGTAAGGCAGGCATAGCGGCCATCATACAGCCCGGCGGTTCCATAAGGGATCAGGAGTCTATAGATATGGCCGATAAATACGGCATAGCCATGGTATTCACCGGCATGCGCCATTTCAGACATTGA